A single region of the Acuticoccus sediminis genome encodes:
- a CDS encoding ABC transporter ATP-binding protein: MTSLSADGLAIGYGGRAIASGLSFAAEAGEVLVLLGPNGCGKTTLFKTLLGLLPAVRGTVALGGAPVTRLSRREVARRVAYVPQSHGVPFAFSALELVTMGRTAWLGPLAQPGRADRAAAHAALERVGIAHLAGADVTHLSGGQRQLVFVARALAQEAPVLVLDEPTASLDFGNQAVVLAEIARLSGMGLTIVLSTHDPDHAFAVGTRALLMEGGAIAAQGPPAETLTETALSRVYGVGVTVERLADGRRVCVPSLSRAAAGSSPTGGAPPRR; encoded by the coding sequence ATGACGTCGCTGTCCGCAGACGGCCTCGCCATCGGCTATGGCGGCCGGGCGATCGCATCGGGCCTCTCGTTCGCCGCCGAGGCGGGCGAGGTGCTCGTCCTCCTCGGCCCCAACGGGTGCGGGAAGACGACGCTCTTCAAGACCCTCCTCGGCCTTCTCCCCGCCGTCCGAGGCACGGTCGCGCTGGGCGGCGCGCCCGTTACCCGCCTCTCGCGCCGGGAGGTCGCCCGCCGCGTCGCCTACGTGCCGCAGTCACACGGCGTGCCGTTCGCGTTCAGCGCGCTGGAGCTCGTCACCATGGGGCGCACCGCCTGGCTCGGCCCGCTGGCACAGCCGGGCCGCGCCGACCGGGCGGCGGCGCATGCGGCGCTGGAGCGCGTCGGCATCGCCCACCTCGCCGGGGCGGACGTGACGCACCTCTCCGGCGGCCAGCGCCAGCTCGTCTTCGTCGCCCGCGCGCTCGCGCAGGAGGCGCCGGTCCTCGTCCTCGACGAACCCACCGCGAGCCTCGACTTCGGCAACCAGGCGGTGGTGCTCGCCGAGATCGCCCGCCTCTCCGGCATGGGCCTCACCATCGTCCTGTCGACCCACGACCCGGACCACGCCTTCGCCGTCGGCACCCGCGCGCTCCTCATGGAAGGCGGCGCCATCGCCGCGCAGGGCCCGCCCGCCGAGACGCTCACCGAGACCGCCCTGTCGCGCGTCTACGGCGTCGGCGTCACGGTGGAGCGGCTCGCCGACGGGCGGCGCGTGTGCGTCCCCTCGCTCAGCCGCGCTGCGGCAGGAAGCAGTCCGACTGGCGGCGCACCTCCTCGGCGATGA
- a CDS encoding LysR family transcriptional regulator: MRSFDWDLLQSFLAIARAGTLTEAGRRQGVDHSTLSRRLAGLEGALQTKLFERGSSGYALTADGLALLKHAETIESTMFSIQSDVGAARTEASGVVRIGAPDGFGTAILSPAIGRLQRDNPDLEIQLVALPRSFSTSRREADIAIGLSHPDRGRLHVRRLTDYELGVYGAAEDAARWARLTDPQDFTRVPFISYIDDLIFTPELDYLPAVAKGIRPRITSSNLLAQKEAAAAGAGLCVLPCFLADGDARLVRVLAGRVALTRTFFMVVHSDTRDLARVRLTADFIAEEVRRQSDCFLPQRG; encoded by the coding sequence ATGCGTTCCTTCGATTGGGATCTTTTGCAGTCGTTCCTCGCCATCGCGCGCGCCGGGACGCTGACCGAGGCCGGCCGGCGCCAGGGCGTCGACCACTCCACCCTGAGCCGCCGCCTCGCCGGGCTGGAGGGCGCGCTTCAGACCAAGCTGTTCGAGCGCGGCAGCAGCGGCTACGCGCTGACGGCGGACGGTCTCGCGCTGCTGAAGCACGCCGAGACCATCGAGAGCACCATGTTCTCGATCCAGTCGGACGTCGGCGCGGCGCGGACCGAGGCGTCCGGCGTGGTGCGCATCGGCGCGCCGGACGGGTTCGGGACGGCGATCCTGTCGCCCGCCATCGGCCGCCTCCAGCGGGACAATCCGGACCTCGAGATCCAGCTCGTCGCCCTGCCGCGCAGCTTCTCCACCTCGCGACGGGAGGCGGACATCGCCATCGGCCTGTCGCACCCCGACCGCGGGCGCCTCCACGTCCGGCGGCTGACGGACTACGAGCTCGGCGTCTACGGCGCGGCGGAGGACGCCGCCCGCTGGGCCCGGCTCACGGACCCGCAGGATTTCACGCGGGTGCCGTTCATCAGCTACATCGACGACCTGATCTTCACCCCGGAGCTCGACTACCTGCCGGCGGTGGCGAAGGGGATCCGGCCGCGGATCACGAGCTCGAACCTCCTCGCCCAGAAGGAGGCCGCGGCGGCGGGGGCGGGGCTGTGCGTCCTGCCGTGCTTCCTCGCCGACGGCGACGCGCGGCTGGTGCGCGTGCTGGCCGGGCGGGTGGCGCTGACGCGCACCTTCTTCATGGTCGTCCACAGCGACACGCGCGACCTCGCCCGCGTGCGGCTGACGGCGGACTTCATCGCCGAGGAGGTGCGCCGCCAGTCGGACTGCTTCCTGCCGCAGCGCGGCTGA
- a CDS encoding CoA-acylating methylmalonate-semialdehyde dehydrogenase, whose protein sequence is MRDIGHYIGGKTVSGTSGRTADVFNPSTGDVQARVALASADEVRAAVANARAAQPEWAAQNPQRRARVMMKFLQLVQDEFESLAVLLASEHGKTVPDAKGDIQRGLEVVEFACGIPHLLKGEYTEGAGPGIDVYSMRQPLGVVAGITPFNFPAMIPLWKAAPALACGNAFILKPSERDPSVPMRLAELFVEAGLPKGVLNVVNGDKTAVDAILTDPDIMAVGFVGSSDIAQYIYSEAARTGKRAQCFGGAKNHAIIMPDADMDQAVDALIGAGYGSAGERCMAISAAVPVGEKTADILVEKLIPRVESLKIGPSTDSSADYGPLVTAAAVKRVRSYIDKGVEEGARLVVDGRGFKMQGYEDGFFIGSCLFDEVTPDMTIYKEEIFGPVLSVVRAKTYEEALSLATDHEYGNGVAIFTRDGDAARDFTTRVNVGMVGVNVPIPVPVAYHTFGGWKRSGFGDLNQHGPDSIRFYTKTKTVTARWPSGVKEGAEFVIPTMG, encoded by the coding sequence ATGCGCGACATTGGGCATTATATCGGCGGCAAGACGGTCTCCGGCACGAGCGGTCGCACGGCCGACGTCTTCAACCCCTCCACCGGCGACGTTCAGGCCAGGGTGGCGCTCGCCAGCGCCGACGAGGTGCGCGCCGCGGTCGCCAACGCCAGGGCCGCCCAGCCGGAATGGGCGGCGCAGAACCCGCAGCGCCGCGCCCGCGTGATGATGAAGTTCCTGCAGCTCGTACAGGACGAGTTCGAGTCCCTCGCGGTGCTCCTCGCCAGCGAGCACGGCAAGACGGTGCCGGATGCCAAGGGCGACATCCAGCGCGGCCTCGAGGTGGTGGAGTTCGCCTGCGGCATCCCGCACCTGCTGAAGGGCGAATACACCGAGGGCGCCGGACCGGGCATCGACGTCTATTCCATGCGCCAGCCGCTCGGCGTGGTGGCGGGGATCACGCCGTTCAACTTCCCCGCCATGATCCCGCTGTGGAAGGCGGCCCCGGCGCTCGCCTGCGGCAACGCCTTCATCCTGAAGCCGTCCGAGCGCGATCCGTCGGTGCCGATGCGCCTCGCCGAGCTCTTCGTCGAGGCCGGTCTTCCGAAGGGCGTCCTCAACGTGGTGAACGGTGACAAGACCGCCGTCGACGCCATCCTGACCGACCCCGACATCATGGCCGTCGGCTTCGTCGGCTCGTCCGACATCGCCCAGTACATCTACTCGGAGGCGGCGCGCACCGGAAAGCGCGCGCAGTGCTTCGGCGGCGCCAAGAACCACGCCATCATCATGCCCGATGCCGACATGGACCAGGCCGTCGACGCCCTCATCGGCGCCGGCTACGGCTCGGCCGGCGAGCGCTGCATGGCGATCTCCGCCGCCGTCCCGGTCGGCGAGAAGACCGCCGACATCCTCGTCGAGAAGCTGATCCCGCGCGTCGAGTCGCTGAAGATCGGCCCGTCGACCGACTCCTCGGCCGACTACGGCCCGCTGGTGACGGCCGCCGCGGTGAAGCGCGTGCGCTCCTACATCGACAAGGGCGTCGAGGAAGGCGCCAGGCTCGTCGTCGACGGACGCGGCTTCAAGATGCAGGGCTACGAGGACGGCTTCTTCATCGGCAGCTGCCTCTTCGACGAGGTGACGCCCGACATGACGATCTACAAGGAGGAGATCTTCGGCCCCGTCCTCTCGGTCGTCCGCGCCAAGACCTACGAGGAGGCCCTCTCCCTCGCCACCGACCACGAGTACGGCAACGGCGTCGCCATCTTCACCCGCGACGGTGACGCGGCGCGCGACTTCACCACCCGTGTCAACGTCGGCATGGTCGGCGTCAACGTGCCGATCCCTGTGCCCGTCGCCTATCACACCTTCGGCGGCTGGAAGCGCTCCGGCTTCGGCGACCTCAACCAGCACGGCCCGGACTCCATCCGCTTCTACACCAAGACCAAGACCGTCACCGCGCGCTGGCCGTCCGGGGTGAAAGAGGGTGCCGAGTTCGTCATTCCGACGATGGGCTGA
- a CDS encoding isobutyryl-CoA dehydrogenase, which translates to MIGFDPTEEQVAIRQMALDFAANEIAPHAMEWDEAKTFPVETLRAAAALGFGAIYVAEDVGGSGLSRLDAAMIFEALSTGCPAVASYISIHNMCAWMVDRFGSEEQRQAWLPSLATMECLASYCLTEPGAGSDAAALKTRARRDGDEYVLDGQKQFISGAGASHLYVVMARTGDDGPRGISTFLVPGDAPGLSFGANERKMGWNAQPTRAVVLDGVRVPAANRLGEEGVGFRIAMAGLDGGRLNIAACSLGGAQAALDKALAYMAERRAFGHALSEFQALQFRLADMATDLEVARTFLWRAAAALDAKASDATTLCAMAKRFVTDAGSAVANQALQLHGGYGYLSEYGIEKLVRDLRVHQILEGTNEIMRLIIARSLVRGR; encoded by the coding sequence ATGATCGGCTTCGACCCGACCGAGGAGCAGGTCGCCATCCGCCAGATGGCGCTCGACTTCGCGGCCAACGAGATCGCCCCGCACGCCATGGAGTGGGACGAGGCGAAGACCTTCCCCGTCGAGACGCTGCGCGCGGCCGCCGCGCTCGGCTTCGGCGCCATCTACGTCGCCGAGGACGTCGGCGGGTCGGGCCTCAGCCGGCTCGACGCGGCGATGATCTTCGAGGCGCTGTCGACGGGGTGCCCGGCGGTCGCGTCGTACATCTCGATCCACAACATGTGCGCTTGGATGGTCGACCGCTTCGGCTCCGAGGAGCAGAGGCAGGCCTGGCTTCCGTCCCTCGCGACCATGGAGTGCCTCGCGAGCTACTGCCTGACGGAGCCGGGCGCCGGCTCCGACGCCGCCGCCCTCAAGACCCGTGCCCGGCGCGACGGGGACGAGTACGTCCTCGACGGGCAGAAGCAGTTCATCTCCGGCGCGGGGGCTTCGCACCTCTACGTGGTGATGGCGCGCACGGGGGACGACGGCCCGCGCGGCATCTCCACCTTCCTCGTGCCCGGCGATGCGCCCGGCCTCTCCTTCGGCGCCAACGAGCGCAAGATGGGGTGGAACGCGCAGCCGACCCGCGCCGTGGTGCTCGACGGCGTGCGCGTCCCCGCCGCCAACCGCCTCGGCGAGGAAGGCGTCGGCTTCAGGATCGCCATGGCCGGGCTCGACGGCGGCCGGCTCAATATCGCCGCCTGCTCGCTCGGCGGGGCGCAGGCCGCGCTCGACAAGGCGCTCGCCTACATGGCCGAACGCCGCGCCTTCGGCCACGCCCTGAGCGAGTTCCAGGCGCTGCAGTTCCGCCTCGCCGACATGGCGACCGACCTCGAGGTCGCGCGCACCTTCCTGTGGCGCGCCGCCGCCGCGCTCGACGCGAAGGCGTCGGACGCGACGACCCTCTGCGCCATGGCGAAGCGCTTCGTCACCGACGCGGGGTCCGCCGTCGCCAATCAGGCGCTGCAGCTCCACGGCGGCTACGGGTACCTCTCGGAGTACGGCATCGAGAAGCTGGTTCGGGATCTCCGGGTGCACCAGATCCTGGAAGGAACCAACGAGATCATGCGCCTCATCATTGCGCGCTCGCTCGTGCGCGGCCGCTAG
- the mmsB gene encoding 3-hydroxyisobutyrate dehydrogenase: MAEKTAFIGVGNMGGPMAANLAKAGFEVVAFDLSRSAVEDAKRRGLTVAGSMAEAVKDASVVVTMLPAGQHVLSVWGELASLIGSGALVIDCSTIDVDSARKAHEMMAGHGHLTLDAPVSGGTGGAEAATLTFMVGGSKSAFAAGEPVLERMGKKIVHCGEAGAGQAAKICNNMILGISMLGVCEAFVLAEKLGLSHQALYDVASTSSGQCWSLTTYCPVPGPVPTSPANKGYMPGFAAALMLKDLSLAQEAALSSGASTPLGAEARQLYKLYDQLGEGGRDFSGIIDFLRGSPCKDDAA; encoded by the coding sequence ATGGCCGAGAAAACGGCATTCATCGGGGTGGGGAACATGGGCGGGCCGATGGCCGCCAATCTCGCCAAGGCCGGCTTCGAGGTCGTCGCATTCGACCTGTCCCGCTCGGCCGTAGAGGACGCGAAGCGGCGCGGCCTCACCGTCGCCGGGTCGATGGCCGAGGCCGTCAAGGACGCCTCCGTCGTGGTCACGATGCTGCCGGCGGGCCAGCATGTCCTCTCCGTCTGGGGCGAGCTCGCGAGCCTCATCGGCAGCGGCGCGCTGGTCATCGACTGCTCCACCATCGACGTCGACAGCGCCCGCAAGGCGCACGAGATGATGGCCGGCCACGGCCACCTGACCCTCGACGCGCCGGTCTCCGGCGGCACCGGGGGCGCAGAAGCGGCGACGCTGACCTTCATGGTCGGCGGCAGCAAGTCCGCCTTCGCGGCGGGCGAGCCGGTGCTGGAGCGGATGGGCAAGAAGATCGTCCACTGCGGCGAGGCCGGCGCGGGCCAGGCGGCGAAGATCTGCAACAACATGATCCTCGGCATCTCGATGCTCGGCGTCTGCGAGGCGTTCGTTCTGGCCGAGAAGCTCGGCCTGTCGCATCAGGCGCTCTACGACGTCGCCTCGACATCCTCCGGCCAGTGCTGGTCGCTGACGACCTACTGCCCCGTGCCCGGCCCGGTTCCGACCTCGCCCGCCAACAAGGGCTACATGCCGGGCTTCGCCGCCGCGCTCATGCTGAAGGACCTGTCGCTCGCCCAGGAGGCGGCCCTCTCCTCCGGTGCTTCGACGCCGCTCGGAGCCGAGGCGCGCCAGCTCTACAAGCTCTACGACCAGCTCGGCGAGGGCGGGCGCGACTTCTCCGGCATCATCGACTTCCTGCGCGGGTCGCCGTGCAAGGACGACGCGGCATGA
- a CDS encoding enoyl-CoA hydratase has product MSEPVVLVETVGRVRVLRLNRPKALNALNREVAAAMVAAAQAADADPAIGCIVVAGSEKAFAAGADIAEMKDQTAGTMAAADWFGEWEAFAAVRKPVIAAVSGYALGGGCELAMMCDIILAADTAKFGQPEIKLGVMPGMGGSQRLARAIGQTKAMEMCLSGRMMDAAEAERSGLVARVVPATELHGAAMELATTIASMSLPAVLSIKESIRRASEVALTEGVRFERRVFHALFAGRDQTEGMTAFLEKRTPQFTHE; this is encoded by the coding sequence ATGAGCGAGCCCGTCGTCCTCGTCGAGACGGTGGGGCGCGTGCGCGTCCTGCGCCTCAACCGCCCCAAGGCGCTGAACGCGCTGAACCGGGAGGTCGCCGCCGCGATGGTCGCGGCGGCCCAGGCGGCGGACGCCGACCCCGCCATCGGCTGCATCGTCGTCGCGGGGTCCGAAAAGGCGTTCGCGGCGGGCGCCGACATCGCCGAGATGAAGGACCAGACTGCGGGAACCATGGCCGCCGCCGACTGGTTCGGCGAGTGGGAGGCGTTCGCGGCCGTGCGCAAGCCGGTCATCGCCGCCGTCTCCGGCTACGCCCTCGGCGGCGGATGCGAGCTCGCCATGATGTGCGACATCATCCTCGCCGCCGACACGGCGAAGTTCGGCCAGCCGGAGATCAAGCTCGGCGTCATGCCGGGCATGGGCGGTAGCCAGCGGCTCGCCCGCGCCATCGGCCAGACCAAGGCGATGGAGATGTGCCTCTCCGGCCGGATGATGGACGCGGCGGAGGCGGAGCGCTCCGGCCTCGTCGCCCGGGTCGTTCCGGCGACCGAGCTGCACGGGGCCGCGATGGAGCTCGCGACGACGATCGCGTCGATGTCGCTGCCGGCGGTCCTCTCCATCAAGGAATCGATCAGGCGCGCCTCGGAAGTGGCGCTGACGGAGGGGGTGCGATTCGAGCGCCGCGTCTTCCACGCCCTCTTCGCGGGGCGCGACCAGACCGAGGGCATGACCGCCTTCCTGGAAAAGCGCACCCCGCAATTCACGCACGAATAG
- the lpdA gene encoding dihydrolipoyl dehydrogenase: protein MTEITTRLLVLGAGPGGYVCAIRAGQLGIDTVIVDRGRLGGTCLNVGCIPSKALIHAADEFFRMGGDPHLAEMGLTAGAPSLDLARTVAWKDGIVSRLNGGVGGLLRKAKVRHVAGTARFRDGKTVEVESDGVPVTIKAERVVIATGSAPVELPGLAFGGPVLSSADALSLTERPERLAVVGGGYIGLEIGTAFAKLGTKVTVVEAAARILPQYDAELTAPVAARLKALGVTVLTSARAGGYDAGALTVTTGEGEERLPADKVLVTVGRRPVTEALSPLSLDMAGPFVAIDDTCETSMRGVYAIGDVTGEPMLAHRAMAQGEMVAELVAGHRRKWSARCIPAVCFTDPEIVSAGLSPAEAEANGEAAIVGVFPYKASGRAMSVGRDDGFVRVVARADDHVLLGIQAVGAGVSELSSAFALAIEMGARVEDISGTIHAHPTMGEAFQEASLAALGMAVHI, encoded by the coding sequence ATGACGGAGATCACGACAAGGCTGCTCGTGCTCGGCGCCGGACCCGGCGGCTACGTCTGCGCGATCCGCGCCGGCCAGCTCGGCATCGACACGGTGATCGTCGACCGCGGGCGGCTGGGCGGCACCTGCCTCAACGTCGGCTGCATTCCCTCCAAGGCGCTGATCCACGCGGCGGACGAATTCTTCCGCATGGGCGGCGACCCGCACCTCGCCGAGATGGGCCTCACCGCCGGCGCTCCGTCGCTGGACCTCGCGAGGACGGTGGCGTGGAAGGACGGGATCGTCTCGCGCCTGAACGGCGGCGTCGGCGGTCTCCTGCGCAAGGCCAAGGTCCGGCACGTCGCCGGTACGGCGCGGTTCCGCGACGGCAAGACCGTCGAGGTGGAGAGCGACGGAGTCCCGGTGACCATCAAGGCCGAGCGGGTCGTGATCGCCACCGGCTCGGCGCCGGTCGAGCTGCCGGGGCTCGCTTTCGGCGGCCCGGTGCTCTCCTCGGCGGACGCATTGTCCCTGACCGAGCGGCCGGAGCGGCTCGCCGTGGTCGGTGGCGGCTACATCGGGCTCGAGATCGGCACCGCCTTCGCCAAGCTCGGCACAAAAGTCACGGTGGTCGAGGCGGCCGCGCGGATCCTGCCGCAGTACGATGCGGAGCTGACGGCGCCCGTTGCGGCCCGCCTGAAGGCCCTCGGCGTCACCGTTCTCACCTCGGCCAGGGCCGGCGGCTACGACGCCGGCGCCCTCACGGTCACGACGGGCGAGGGCGAGGAGCGGCTTCCCGCCGACAAGGTGCTCGTCACGGTCGGACGCCGGCCCGTGACCGAGGCGCTGTCGCCGCTGTCGCTCGACATGGCGGGGCCGTTCGTCGCCATCGACGACACCTGCGAGACGTCGATGCGCGGCGTCTACGCCATCGGCGACGTCACCGGCGAGCCGATGCTCGCCCACCGGGCCATGGCGCAGGGCGAGATGGTCGCCGAGCTGGTCGCCGGGCATCGCCGCAAGTGGAGCGCGCGCTGCATCCCCGCCGTCTGCTTCACCGATCCGGAGATCGTCAGCGCCGGCCTGTCGCCGGCGGAGGCCGAGGCGAACGGCGAGGCCGCCATCGTCGGCGTCTTCCCCTACAAGGCGAGCGGGCGGGCGATGAGCGTGGGGCGCGACGACGGGTTCGTGCGCGTCGTGGCGCGTGCGGACGACCATGTCCTCCTCGGCATCCAGGCCGTGGGGGCCGGCGTCTCGGAGCTTTCGAGCGCCTTCGCGCTCGCCATCGAGATGGGCGCGCGGGTCGAGGACATCAGCGGCACCATCCACGCACACCCGACGATGGGCGAGGCCTTCCAGGAGGCTTCCCTCGCGGCGCTGGGGATGGCGGTCCACATCTGA
- a CDS encoding dihydrolipoamide acetyltransferase family protein, with the protein MGLYSIRVPDVGEGVAEAELVEWLVEVGQEIAEDDILAAVMTDKATVEIPTSRAGRVVRLGASVGDTVAIGSELVRLEVQGEGNVSDDAPKPVAAASPEPSAAAEAAPEPAVQAAPPAESRRTASAPRTPQREAPAEPPPAHRAGKPLASPSVRQRALDAGVDLRLVHGTGPAGRVTHDDLDAYRSDAAPARGRVAQTAVTETKVVGLRRKIAERMTLAYRDIPHITIVEEVDVTALEDLRAALNTEHAADRGKLTILPFLMRALVDACRRQPALNAHFDAEAGVVTQHAGVHVGIATQTDAGLMVPVVRHVESLGLWDCADAVGRLSAAAREGRASREELSGSTITITSLGPLGALATTPIINHPEVAIVGVNRMAVRPHWDGTRFVPRKMMNLSSSFDHRVIDGWDAAVFVQRLKTLLETPALLFVEA; encoded by the coding sequence ATGGGCCTTTATTCGATCCGCGTCCCCGACGTCGGGGAGGGGGTGGCCGAGGCCGAGCTCGTCGAGTGGCTGGTCGAGGTCGGCCAGGAGATCGCCGAGGACGACATTCTCGCCGCGGTGATGACCGACAAGGCGACGGTGGAGATTCCCACCTCGAGGGCGGGCCGCGTGGTGCGGCTGGGCGCGTCCGTCGGCGACACGGTCGCCATCGGCTCGGAGCTGGTGCGCCTCGAGGTGCAAGGCGAAGGCAACGTGAGCGACGACGCGCCCAAACCCGTCGCCGCCGCGTCGCCAGAGCCGAGCGCGGCCGCCGAGGCGGCCCCCGAGCCCGCCGTGCAGGCGGCGCCCCCCGCCGAGAGCCGGCGCACCGCCTCCGCGCCCCGGACCCCGCAGCGGGAGGCGCCGGCCGAGCCGCCCCCGGCGCACCGGGCGGGCAAGCCGCTCGCCTCGCCCTCGGTGCGCCAGCGGGCGCTGGACGCGGGGGTGGACCTGCGTCTCGTCCACGGGACCGGCCCCGCCGGCCGAGTCACGCATGACGATCTCGACGCCTACCGCAGTGACGCCGCGCCCGCCCGTGGCCGGGTGGCGCAGACGGCGGTCACCGAGACCAAGGTCGTCGGCCTGCGCCGCAAGATCGCCGAGCGGATGACGCTCGCCTACCGCGACATCCCCCACATCACCATCGTCGAGGAGGTCGACGTCACCGCGCTGGAGGACCTGCGGGCCGCGCTCAACACCGAGCACGCCGCCGACCGCGGCAAGCTGACGATCCTGCCGTTCCTGATGCGCGCGCTCGTCGATGCCTGCCGCCGGCAGCCGGCCCTCAATGCCCACTTCGACGCCGAGGCGGGCGTCGTCACGCAGCACGCCGGCGTCCACGTCGGCATCGCCACGCAGACCGACGCGGGCCTCATGGTTCCCGTGGTGCGGCACGTGGAGAGCCTCGGCCTCTGGGACTGCGCCGACGCCGTCGGCCGCCTCTCCGCCGCCGCGCGCGAGGGACGGGCCTCCCGCGAGGAGCTGTCCGGATCGACGATCACCATCACCTCGCTCGGGCCCCTCGGGGCGCTGGCGACGACGCCGATCATCAACCACCCCGAGGTCGCCATCGTCGGGGTCAACCGGATGGCCGTGCGGCCGCACTGGGACGGGACACGCTTCGTGCCGCGCAAGATGATGAACCTTTCCTCGAGCTTCGACCACCGCGTCATCGACGGGTGGGACGCCGCGGTCTTCGTGCAGCGCCTCAAGACGCTGCTGGAGACGCCCGCGCTCCTCTTCGTGGAGGCGTGA
- a CDS encoding alpha-ketoacid dehydrogenase subunit beta yields MTHMTMIEAIQNAHDVAMAEDDRVVVFGQDVGFFGGVFRCTAGLQKKYGKSRCFDTPISELGIIGAAVGMAAYGMKPCVEIQFADYMYPAYDQIVSEAARLRYRSAGEFTCPMVVRMPTGGGIYGAQTHSQSPEALFTHVTGLKTVVPSTPADARGLLLSAIADPDPVIVLEPKRIYNGPFDGHHDRPVVSWKKHPLGEVDTAGAPIPLGKAAVRREGEALTVLTYGTMVHVALAAAEETGIDAEIVDLRTLLPVDLDQIVRSVEKTGRCIVLHEATLTCGYGAELVSLVQEHCFYSLEAPVVRVAGWDTPYPHAQEWTYFPGPARVGEAMTRLLQR; encoded by the coding sequence CTGACCCACATGACGATGATCGAGGCGATCCAGAACGCCCACGACGTCGCCATGGCCGAGGACGACAGGGTCGTCGTATTCGGCCAGGACGTCGGCTTCTTCGGCGGCGTCTTCCGCTGCACGGCGGGGCTGCAGAAGAAGTACGGCAAGTCGCGCTGCTTCGACACGCCGATCAGCGAGCTCGGCATCATCGGTGCGGCGGTCGGCATGGCCGCCTACGGCATGAAGCCGTGCGTGGAGATCCAGTTCGCCGACTACATGTACCCGGCCTACGACCAGATCGTCTCGGAGGCGGCGCGGCTCAGGTACCGCTCGGCGGGGGAGTTCACCTGCCCGATGGTGGTGCGCATGCCGACCGGCGGCGGCATCTACGGCGCACAGACCCACAGCCAGAGCCCGGAGGCGCTGTTCACCCACGTTACCGGCCTCAAGACCGTGGTGCCGTCGACGCCGGCGGACGCGCGCGGGCTCCTGCTCTCGGCGATCGCCGACCCGGACCCGGTCATCGTCCTGGAGCCGAAACGGATCTACAATGGGCCGTTCGACGGCCACCACGACCGCCCCGTCGTCTCCTGGAAGAAGCATCCGCTGGGCGAGGTGGACACGGCCGGCGCGCCGATCCCGCTCGGCAAGGCCGCCGTGCGGCGCGAGGGGGAGGCGCTCACGGTCCTGACCTACGGCACGATGGTACACGTCGCGCTGGCGGCGGCGGAGGAGACGGGCATCGACGCCGAGATCGTCGACCTGCGCACCCTGCTGCCGGTCGACCTCGACCAGATCGTGCGGTCGGTCGAAAAGACCGGGCGGTGCATCGTGCTGCACGAGGCGACGCTCACCTGCGGCTACGGCGCCGAGCTCGTCTCGCTGGTGCAGGAACACTGCTTCTACAGCCTCGAGGCGCCGGTGGTCCGCGTCGCGGGGTGGGATACGCCCTACCCGCACGCGCAGGAGTGGACCTATTTTCCCGGCCCCGCCCGCGTCGGCGAGGCGATGACCCGCCTCCTGCAGCGCTAG